The genomic window TTTTAAATCTTTCAACTTAACGGGATGATACAGGAAGTGGCTCACCCCAACCCTAACATCCACTGGTCCCATACCAGCCACTTGTCTATCTTTGTTAGGGCCCTGCCAACGCGTGTCTGTTGAAGTAACGATCATGAATGTATGCAGGCTAGGGCGGTGAATGGgtgggattcaaatttgaggtACCCTTTATCGATTTAATAGATCTTCACATattctgattcagatttgaatgtgATGAAGAAAAGTTTCGACTGATTTTAAATTagaaattcaaatatgacttttaaattcacaaccaaTTCGGAATCCGTCTTTTACTTAAAAATATACAAACGAGTCCAAACGTCATTATTATGTATTAAAAAAGGACTTTCAAAAACATATGGATATAGAATATGGgatgattttgattttcaattaaGTCTAAATTCGAAtcaatatacatataatatcAAACAAGAACCGGAACTTGGATCCAATTTGATTTATTAACGATCAACCTGATTTTTTTTCCGTATCCtatttttttgaagcaattcCATTAGATATTCAGTCTGAATCAGATCCATTGATAACCCTATAGCCCAGACATGTCTGTTATGTTGTCTTTTTAAAAAGGAAGGTACATATTAACTTAGTGCAGTAGATGAAATAGACATAATAAAGGACGTTATCCACTTCTGCACTCGGTCCCAGCAAAGTGACAAAATATTTTAGACtcaatttctttatttatgagaaaatgagGCGGAGCAACTGCTGCCTGCATCCTTTTTCCTCGATTTGGTTCTCTAGATTGACATCGTCTGTTCCTTTTGCAGTCCTTCAAGTTTGCCTTCATGGAGAATACGAGAGTTGAGGGAATAACTTCACTGAACCCAAAGTTCTTTCATGTGGCTCTATTGAACAACACCAATTTCAGAATTCAGCGTGTCACTCTTACTGCACCACAAGACAGCCCCAACACTGATGGCATTCACCTTGAGGGCTGCACGGGCGTCAAGATCTTGCAGTGCAAAATCGGAACCGGAGATGATTGCATTTCAGTTGGACAAGGCAATACTGATGTCTACATCAATGGCATTCTTTGCGGCCCGGGTCATGGAATCAGGTCTGATCAGTTACCAaaaaagaaagcacacagaAAAACGTTGCTTCCATGGTTTTATGCTGTCACAAGACTTTTAAACTGGTTTCGGTGTTTGGGTGCAATGCCAATTTTGAGGCCCTTTgataaaaatgagttttgtcaaaactgTATTTCTCAAAAATACAGTCTTGAGATTACCCAAATAGGATCACAACTGGGTTTTGGAGGTAAAACGGTCAAAATACTGTTTTGGGCAGTCATCCGGACAGGCTCTTCAAAGGGTATAGATAAGAAAGctacaatatatatgtacactACAAAACATAATTACCTTATTTGGGAGAAAGGTAAGAGGATAGGTGTGGACTTATGAACGATATTAAAGCAATAAAAAATGCAACGACAATACTAATTTAAACATGAACTATTCCTATCTAACTGAGTTAACACAATTAATTATGTTGAGCTAGACAAAGTTACATGTCTCGAACCATAGATTTTCTAACCAACAAGTATATAAAATGTCAGACGTTatcatatatgaaatgaaaaaatgtaagagaataaaaagtaaaaaaaaaaaaaacataaatgaaaCAAGCTGGAAAGCAACACATAGGTGTAAAACAGTTTTGAAAAACCtaagaacaaaaagaaggggaaaaggaTGCTGGTctaaagaaataaagagagagagagagagagagagagagagagagggatcatCCTCTTTTCAGAAACAAATCTAGTATCACACACACATAAGTGTGTACACACTAGTGTGTGTGTGATACTCgatctttttttgaaaagaggAAGATCCtctctctattatatatatatatacatacatatatatatatatatatatatatatatatatttttgaatgatGACTAGTTTTTTAAAGTCAGCCAGCCATATGATCAGAGCTGTTTCATTCAATATGTCggatggtaaaaaaaaataatgagaaaaaaatgatggatattttggtcatatatcattagttcacatttttctttctttctttttctttcaacaatcCATCTATTTTATATAAACAATCTTGCTTTGATGGTTAAGTGACTCTAGATTGTCAAACTCACCattcactctccctctctctttcttttttctctctctccattttgttttttctgtacgttgttttgtatatttccTCTTTTGCTTCTGTCTTGCGGTTTCTTGCGGTTTGTTACTGTAACTAGGAGACTTCTTAtccccaatttttgtatctagggaACTTCTTCTtcccaaattttgatatacattcccattttatcgactctctttctttttctctctctctctctctctctctatatatatatatatatatataacaacagaTGGCTAATGAACTCTTATATATCGCCTGCCAAAATTCAGTGTGGGCAGCTTGGGTAGGTACCCAGATGAGAAAGATGTCAATGGGCTGGTGGTCACAGGCTGCACGCTCACAAACACCACCAATGGCATTAGAATCAAGTCATGGCAGGCATCTCCACTCGTCACCTCCGCCAGGAACATGACTTTTGACAACGTCATCGCCTACAATGTTGCCAACCCAATCATCATCGACCAGAACTACTGCCCCTACAAAAATGGATGCCCACAACTGGTATActaaattttctctctccttagaACAGCAGTTTAATTAATTATTTAGGTTATTTAGGAAGGCACTGTAAAATCATGTTATGTAATATGAGCTAACAGCGTTTAGATTATTACACTCTTAGCGAGAAACACAGATAAAAAACGCTACAAATTTTAAGACAAATTTACTACTAAGCGGTGAATGGATATTCTCATTCAAAGGTGATATGCTATATCTGCACTTTATCGTTGAGGATGTCAGCCCTTTCTGTTCCAATGCTCATGAGGCACCATGACTGAAGTACTTCCTTCTCAATATGCAACAAAGGCCTTGTACTAATAAGAAGCAAATCAATCTATTTCTTCTGCAGTGGCCATCAGGTGTTAAGTTGAGTAACATCAAATTTAACAACTTCAGAGGGACATCGACCACACCAGTGGCAGTGAAGCTGCAGTGCAGTGCAAGATATCCAtgcaaaaagattaaaattcaAGATATTAACCTCAGCTACAAGGGAGAAGAACCTGCAGTCTCTGCTTGTGCTAATGTGATGAAAGCCTCATATAAGGGCAAGCAAGTTCCTCCTCCATGCCAGTGAAAGCCAGGGCAGCAAGCTCACATTATGAGTTGGTTCACTCGCTTGCATGAAACAAGTGCCTGAAAGTAGTGGCTAGCTAGAACATGACAACCATGATATGAAGAGTGAAAAATAACTCTGCAAACTCTCATGAGTTAGTTCATTCACTTGCATTGAAACAAGTGCCTGAACATGGTGACATGCAAGCAACCACAACGGGAGATGTCGATtaatttcctttcttctctaCTCTTCTTCTCGCTTGGGCAATCAATAATTGGGTTCTTATGATATTTTTGCATTTGTAAATGCCCTTTTAAGGATTAGTACCACGATCAGTCTTCtgacaaaaatttctacctGTTGCCTTAGAAAGAAAGTTATTTTGTGATGCATATACAGTTTAGACTCTAAATATTCAAGAACATGGATGTGATCACCGGATCGGTTGTGGTTTGTCCAAGGATGCACCTCACTAATTGTTTCACTTTTTGAGATGATTATTATATGGTTCATGGGACACATTGCTGTGAGAATACATTCTCCCCAAAAAATGAGAGGTAATGAattgggtgagcaagaggagtatttcatccacTTATATGTACTTTCATATCATTCACTTCTATTTGCTCTCTCAAGTTGTTAGTTGTTACGATATATGAAACAGGTTTATCCCAGATGGGTCAAGCATTTTGCTTTGCTTCTTTTACTTCTACGGCatggttctctttcttttacctttttattaATTGTTGTCTATTCTTCCTCAACTTTAGGCTGTTGCATTTTAATTACTTTGTTCTATAACGTAGCAAGTTAATGCAAGTATAGACTTTCTGTGCTTATACGTggtatctattttttttttttgttggatacATAAACAATATCTAGGATCATAAACAATGTCTGGGATCGATTAGACACTCAAGCAAAGGCCACTAGTGAGGGTTTTCTCGGTATTAATAACATAATTTGTTTTCTAACTTGGCCATGTCATTGTGCATATCAAACTTCATATTAGGCTGTATGCTTCATGTTATCTTATTTGTACTTTAACAGCAAGGGATAATGTTGAGTAAATGTAgatttatattttgaattttcctTCAGTCTATTTCAACTATGGGAGATTCAGGGTCATCCCAAGGTGATGCTTTGTGGTGGAACGATACATAGATGGACTACTTAGTCCAAGTTTTAGTTGAACAGTCTAGATTAACGGGTATGGAAGCAGGTGGTGGCCTAAAGTTGAAGGCCTACACCGCCATAGAGAGAAAAATGATTGAGAAGTTTGGGCTAGAGTTCACAAAagacaagataaaaaaaaataaagtaaagtATGCAAAGCCAACAATGATGAATGTAAAGAAATTCTGAAGACTAGTGGGTTTAGGTGGGAACCTGTCAGCATGACTATTGATGTGGATCCTAAATTTTGGGCAGAATATATCAAGGTTAGTAAAGCAATGATTTCTAACATGAATGTCTATTAagttatacatacatacatacatacatacatacatacatatatatgacatATCTCAGAAATACTATGTTAGAAGAAAATACAAGAACACTAAGCATTGGAGGTATTATGAAGAATTTGTTGAGGTATATGGCAATCCACATGCCACGGGCAATGATAACAATACATGCAATGGCATgtttatggaaaatgaaaatgaacacgTTGTTAGCATACCATACCATGGATGAACTCCACATCCTTCGGGCTACAATTTAATGAACAACAAAGTTTCACCCAATTGGTAAATGATGATAGTCCAATGCAACCTCCAGAACATGTCTTACGTACACCTCAACACCATTCTGGATGAGTAACTGGAAACACAAGGAAGGctaagagagaaagaacaaacCTTGACACTTAGTACTACTAGTTGTTGTATGGCATTGCCACAATACTATTACACACAATCCTAGAGTTGTTCAAGTTAGTACATGTTCACACATATTGCGTGATATGCGTTATTCTGGAGAAATTGATGAGGATTTGTATAATAAGGCCACTGACATGTTTGAGAATGATAACAGGCCTACTGCATTCCTGAACATTGAATCTTAGAGGTGTGTGTCTTGGTTGATTCGTAAATGCACAAGGAACTAGGTAAAAACTTCAGTGTTAATATTGTTAACATCATTCATGCAAGTTGTATGATTATATTTGTGTAATAATCTTTTGGTCTAAGCATAATTGTTTGTGGGATTTTCTTTTCGCTCATGTTTTCATGTTTATGCATACAATTTTATGAGTTGAGCTGATGTGGGTCAGGCAGTGTCAAAGGTATGTTGTACGACCATGAGGAAGAGACAATCAAGGAGATGTGTGCTGAACTTACATTTGTATTCTTATTCTTTTGGTATAGGCAACTAGAAAGACCTAGCCTCTCGTTCACCCATATAGAGATGCCACGTCTCTCTTCATATAAAACATTGTTTGTGGGCATCCAACGGATTGCTTGGACTTGCTATACATggataaaaaaacatacatgaGGTTATGTGATACTCTGAAAAGTAGAAGTTTATTAGCAGATGCTAGTTAAGTTAGTGTAGAAGAATAAGTAGCAATCTTTTTTCTCACTATTGGTCATAACAAGCAGAATTGAGCAGTTCAAAATACATTTCAACATTCTGGACAAACAATCAACAAGTATGTAAACCTAGCATTGTGAGGCATTTCTTGAATGGGGTGTGATTACATCTGACAGCCAAATAATGACTTGCTAACTAGAATATGACATGATCACACGTTTAATCCATACTTCAAGATAAGCTCTTCACTTTCATAAGTATGTTATGACAATAACATCTCATAAGTATCTAACTAGGAAATATATGATTGTCTAGGAGCTATTGATGGGATTCATATACCAGCTTGGGTTCCCATGGTGGAACAAGcaaaattttgcaataaaaaatgtgttctttCCCAAAATGTGATGGATGTAGTTGGATTTGATACGATATTCCACTACATACTTGCAGGTTGGGAAAGAAGTTCCAAAAGTTCCAGAGTATTATACTCCAATACTCTACACTTGATCATCCAAAAGATCCTTTTGTCATACTACAAGgtaaaaactaagaaaaacatTGACTTACTTGCACGTAATCAGTTATCAACCATGACGTGTTGTACTATCTCACAAATACCCCCAACCCCTTTTGTTGCATACTTGTTGCGTGTTGCATGCACAAACGTGTGGACGCATCTTAATCTTGAGATGTTCTTGGAGGCCCTCAAAGCACAATTGGCACGAAGGGAAGATTTCATGTAGGCTATGTCGAGAGTAGGGATGATCTTTGGTGGCTGGCTggagatgaaagagagagaagtgtGCAGGTAGCGTCTGTTAAAAGAAGAGCAGGAATGCTTGCAATTTTAAGTGCCGATGCAgcgaacctggttatatgcatagGCCTGTGCACAAATGCATTATGCACATTTTCCTATGCATGCCAAGTACCTCAAAATGTGACCAGGACAAGTAGGTCGGGGTACACTTCGTCTTTTCTTAAAGGTTGTGTAATTTGCATGCCATGCACGTAACCAACTCTCGCACATGCACGAAAAGGAAAAAGGCTTATTTATGTTATCTAGCATGTAAATTCTAAGGTTGAGATTATTAATCAGGCGCTGGAGCTGTGCCCTttcgaagctggttatatacgtTGTTTTCGTGTATGAAATTTCATGCggcattttaataataataataaaatgtccatgattaataaaaaagaaactttgacaaaaaagaaaactgaaaaaaaagatttggagattcgataaaagtaaaatttgtcaGTCTATATatgatattgttatgaccaatatactcCTCTAAATAGTAAaaagtattttcatttttttcccactCATAgtgttattttattatctcaaacTTATATTTAGCATTATTTGATACATCTATCTATCGTGTCATTAtctcattaaatattttattatctaataaatattatctcatacttatgtttagcattatctcatatatacgtctattatctcattatctcataaatcttttattatctcataaagattatttcatacttatttttaatgttatctcatacatttatttattatctcattgtctcataaatattttgttatctcatacacattatctcacacttatttgttatttcttatctttttgttattttatacacatgcatatacaaTTTTTGAGTATGAAAGTAGATACATATTGACAGTAGGGTCCACATATGGCGTACACtcgttatatatatacagagcGCTGTGCAGATCTTGCTTTCATGTCCCTCTCCTTATGGTATTATGAAGATTGTTGCACTCCAAAGGAAATGGGCTAGATAGAGGACTGAAGGTGCACCGCCTTGGAAGGTAGAGATGAGATCCATATGCAGAAAGTAcagtaaaattttaaacaatataaaaaatctaaaattaatTAGAAACTAATTTGACAACATAAAAGAAATTACCTTTTGGTGTTTTCCAAAAAAAGAGTTTAAAAAGAAAGCAGCATTTTTCTGCCGTTTTTTCTCACTAACtaatttttcacttttctttccaaaaagcacattttttgtgactatgtaGAAATGTGGTCCCACTGTGAATTGTTGGGAATGATATAGACAACTCCCGTTAGCTGAGGTCGTCAGTAAAACAATTCCCCACGGAACTTTTACCAAGGACCCATAATCTGTTGGCAATCAAATATGTTGTAAGCCCTCTATATATATGGTTGCTACTCAGTGCAAGAGGATGTGCGCCTTTCTGATCCCCTGTCTTTTGGTTTTCCTTCTATAATTTATATGTTGTTTCTTTGTAATACTAGAATAAGGAGACGAAGATCTACCCTCCCTCGGGTGTGTTTCGGACGTACCGTGATAAGATGGTTGAGGTTATATTTTTATGCAAGTACACATATTTAGTGATCTACCGTTCATATTCTACGAATTACATCTTACTATGTATTCCATATCtatatattaatatttgaaatcttTGGCCTGCTAACAACTGATTTAATTTGTGTACGAAtgaaatttcattaaaaaaaacatccatacttatgaaaataaaatatatatgtcGTTTGAAATATTTGTAGGTCATATAATATTAGATATCCAATTCTCCGGCTTAATGGAAGATGGTGAACATATCTGCATGCCTTATGGGAACTTGGAAGTGCAGAACAAAATGTCGTTAACCATAATCCTGCAAAAATGGCACAGTTATCTTCCATCTCTCGCCCCCCACCTATCTCCTTCTCTTGCTAATTAAGCAAGGACCAGTGGACGGGTCATGTCTGTTGTGGCCATGGAGCGTACCTGGGAGACCATAATATTCGACGATGAAATTGTCAATAGCGACTGCCTACCACAAAAACCCAAAGGTTCAATTTAGCATGAAAATAGCAGGAAAATTCCTTACAAATTCCGTGAATTTGGGATGCACCAGAAGCAGTCTTTCGTCTTCCTGTCCACCAAAATTTCGTGGTGTGCAGTGCAACGGTTAACTTGCCAAACATCCAACTCCAAACTATAAATGTTCAACCGCTTTCCCCAGCAGTTGAGCAACgcagacaaagaagaagataagaaagaagaagataattgattatcttctttcttcttcttcttcttcttcttcttcttctgttctctttagttttcatttgtttttatctgttaatttgtttcttcttatttcAACAATAAAATGGATCTTAGGTCTATTCTTCTACTTTCTACTTTTGCTCTTTGTGCATTAACAGCCATCGCACGACCAGCTGCAATCCTCTCTGGTGTTTATAACGTAGACAAGTTTGGTGCCAAAGGCGACGGCAAACACGACGATAGCCAGGTGATCAGCCCACACTTATTGGATTGTCTCAACTTCTGTTTGTTATTTATGATAAGGAACGATAGAGATGGTGCGAGGCCTCCATATTCCatttagaagaaacaaaaatacatggagaaattgaggatatatatatatatatatatatatataatagtaaaTTGGCTTGATAACAGAAGCAGTTTAGATCAGAGTCAAAGTTAGTGGATATGTGATATTGACACGTTAGATTATTAGACATCAGAGgagatgcaagaaacaaaagtTAATAATTGAGAGTGCAGCTCGATTACTGGAAGTTTTTACATGCGGTACTTTGCGTGATAATGAGATATACGCCGACATGATTGTTATTAATAATTTAACCAATATTCCAATTGATGGCACAGTTCTTGAgataattttcatgaaaagagctctatcttttctttttttttttttttcattctgatAATCTCATATAAGTGCACTTAAACAGATAAAGGGAGCATcagtatatttatttaaaataaaatcgaTTTTGTGAGAGTGTCACGATTCAATTTATCAATTACCCATTAGAAGTTAAGCAATGGTTGAGTAAATGGACATAAATCACTCTATATAACCGATTCTTCTTCTGATTGGTGTTTAATTTTCAAAGGATAACAGTGAAAGCCTTCATTTTGGTGATCACAATTTCGGGATACATATGATCGTCTTTAGCGTTCAAACTTAGTGTTTTATGATGGTCAGGgtttataaataattaaatcaaaataatCTACATCAGTATCTTTCACACCGAGGGGAATAGCATGTATAGTTGGTTGGACTGTTATGCCGGTGAAAATTCATTCATCAATTCGATTTCcaagaaattatttttctaaactaTGTGCGACAAGTCTAAGCTCCCCACCCAAATCTAAAAGAAGCCTTGCATCCTTTTTTCAAACTACACTCGTTtcacttttaaaaatttcaaatgaagtATTGGAACAATATCGGTTTTGATTCACCAACACAAATTAAGCCATCTAACTCACTTCTTTTTGACGTTTGTCTTGCTGAACACTGGATCTCGTGATCTTGGGGACATCACTTCAGGCATTCCAGGCGGCATGGGTTGCAGCATGTGCGGATTCCGGCAGTCCAACCATCGAGATCCCCAACAGGAAATACTTGGTGGGACCCCTTCAATTCATGGGGCCATGCAAGAACACCGGTACTTTAACGATGAAAGTACACGGAAAGGTTCTGGCTT from Nymphaea colorata isolate Beijing-Zhang1983 chromosome 6, ASM883128v2, whole genome shotgun sequence includes these protein-coding regions:
- the LOC116256635 gene encoding exopolygalacturonase-like, which gives rise to MDRGSILLLCSLCLCVSAAMAEEATNHSGVYNVEKYGARGDGKHDDTKAFAAAWVAACADSGSPTFEIPRRIYLVGPLRLVGPCSNTGTFTLKVHGVVKASTDMSLFKTQEWILFAYLKYLKVTGTGTFDGQGAAAWPLNQCHFQKMCKLLPVSFKFAFMENTRVEGITSLNPKFFHVALLNNTNFRIQRVTLTAPQDSPNTDGIHLEGCTGVKILQCKIGTGDDCISVGQGNTDVYINGILCGPGHGISVGSLGRYPDEKDVNGLVVTGCTLTNTTNGIRIKSWQASPLVTSARNMTFDNVIAYNVANPIIIDQNYCPYKNGCPQLWPSGVKLSNIKFNNFRGTSTTPVAVKLQCSARYPCKKIKIQDINLSYKGEEPAVSACANVMKASYKGKQVPPPCQ